The Flavobacteriaceae bacterium 3519-10 genome includes a window with the following:
- a CDS encoding Alkylphosphonate utilization operon protein PhnA, whose amino-acid sequence MSDTLTCPKCNSEFTYAQDELMVCSQCFHEWNPADEENGDAILDMNGNVLVDGDSVIVMKDLPVKGAPKPVKAGTKVKNIRLRPLSDHNIDCKIDGFGAMALKSEFVKKA is encoded by the coding sequence ATGAGCGACACGCTAACCTGCCCGAAATGTAATTCCGAATTCACGTACGCACAGGATGAACTGATGGTATGTTCGCAGTGCTTCCACGAATGGAACCCTGCGGACGAAGAAAATGGAGATGCAATTCTGGACATGAACGGAAACGTTCTTGTAGACGGCGATTCTGTAATTGTAATGAAAGACCTTCCCGTAAAAGGCGCACCGAAACCTGTAAAAGCAGGGACTAAAGTGAAGAATATTCGCCTCCGCCCGCTCAGCGACCATAATATCGACTGCAAAATCGATGGTTTTGGCGCGATGGCATTGAAATCTGAATTCGTAAAGAAGGCTTAA
- a CDS encoding sodium/iodide co-transporter: protein MNPSTILLLFVFAYFIGLLVISYITSRNADNQSFFIGNKKSKWWLVAFGMIGTSLSGVTFISVPGTVGKITAGDYPFGGFEYYMLVIGFFIGYFIVAAVLLPLYYRMNLTSIYTYLGRRFNVEAHKIGSLFFIISRSIGATARLFLVVNVLQIFLLEDLGVPFWVTSAVILLMVLLYTFEGGVKTIVVTDTLQTSFMILSLVACIIFILSNLNLSAGEAYDVLAAKDYTHFINYDVNSKTFFLKTILGGMFITIAMTGLDQEMMQKNISVDSLKNSKKNMLTFAGTLLIVNLAFLFLGGLLYLFAMENGAVYGQVVDVVNGTETVSNAFGFKDAANGTITNVMGDDLFPALSLQGYFPLFIAVIFIIGLISALFPSADGALTAVTSSYCVDLLNINDDTTKTEKQKKRLRMKIHLIFTVVFFALIMIFKAINDKSIVYLIMEVAGYTYGPLLGLFAFGILTKFQITKKYAIIAVTLLAPVLTYLINYVVTQQTDYRIGVELIIINGLLTFFGLWLIRNKQMPQAAN from the coding sequence ATGAACCCATCAACGATTTTGCTCCTTTTTGTTTTCGCATACTTCATCGGGCTCCTCGTGATTTCTTATATTACAAGTCGCAACGCCGACAACCAGTCGTTTTTCATCGGAAATAAAAAAAGCAAATGGTGGCTCGTTGCTTTCGGGATGATTGGCACCAGCCTTAGTGGCGTGACGTTTATATCGGTGCCCGGAACCGTTGGCAAGATTACGGCCGGCGATTATCCGTTTGGCGGATTCGAATATTACATGCTTGTAATCGGCTTTTTTATCGGCTATTTTATTGTTGCCGCAGTGCTTCTGCCGCTGTATTACCGCATGAACTTAACGTCGATCTACACTTATCTCGGCAGGCGTTTTAATGTGGAAGCGCACAAAATAGGATCGCTGTTTTTTATTATTTCACGGTCTATCGGGGCTACGGCGCGGCTGTTCCTGGTGGTGAACGTGCTGCAGATCTTCCTGCTTGAAGATCTGGGCGTACCATTTTGGGTAACTTCTGCGGTAATCCTGCTGATGGTGCTGCTTTATACCTTTGAAGGCGGCGTGAAGACGATTGTTGTGACGGATACACTTCAGACCTCATTTATGATTCTGAGTCTTGTTGCATGTATCATCTTTATCCTTTCGAATCTTAACCTTTCGGCTGGCGAGGCATACGATGTACTGGCTGCAAAAGATTATACCCATTTCATCAACTATGATGTAAACTCGAAAACTTTCTTTCTTAAAACCATTCTCGGGGGTATGTTTATAACGATCGCGATGACGGGTCTGGACCAGGAGATGATGCAGAAAAATATTTCGGTAGACAGCCTTAAAAACTCAAAGAAAAATATGCTCACGTTCGCCGGCACTTTGCTGATCGTAAATCTGGCATTTCTTTTTCTTGGCGGACTGCTCTATCTGTTTGCGATGGAGAACGGCGCGGTCTACGGCCAGGTTGTGGATGTGGTAAACGGAACTGAAACCGTAAGCAATGCGTTTGGTTTCAAAGATGCTGCAAACGGCACGATCACCAATGTGATGGGCGATGACCTTTTCCCGGCGCTTTCGCTTCAGGGATATTTTCCGCTTTTTATTGCGGTGATCTTTATCATTGGATTGATTTCAGCACTTTTTCCGTCGGCAGACGGCGCGCTGACCGCAGTTACAAGTTCCTATTGCGTGGATTTACTCAACATAAACGACGATACTACCAAAACCGAAAAGCAGAAAAAAAGGCTCAGAATGAAGATTCACCTCATTTTCACTGTGGTTTTCTTTGCCCTGATTATGATTTTTAAAGCCATCAACGATAAATCTATTGTTTATCTGATTATGGAAGTGGCCGGATATACGTACGGGCCGCTGCTTGGTCTTTTTGCATTTGGAATCCTCACCAAGTTCCAGATCACTAAAAAGTACGCGATCATCGCTGTTACCTTGCTCGCACCGGTTTTAACATATTTAATCAACTATGTTGTAACTCAGCAGACCGACTACCGCATCGGCGTGGAACTGATTATCATCAATGGTTTGCTCACATTTTTCGGACTTTGGCTGATTAGAAACAAACAGATGCCGCAGGCCGCAAATTAA
- a CDS encoding HRDC, with the protein MNVKILKVRLSDQYIYTDQRALDRFLQQNNVIRFESAFVKDEEAYWSVILYYEDTKMTVNESKNQKYSADTDEELNPDEIKILESLKLWRSEKAKNQNLPVYFIATNNELLSIAKYKPAKKEELCGIKGFGKHKIEHYGEEIIGILEEV; encoded by the coding sequence ATGAATGTAAAAATTTTAAAAGTCAGGTTGTCAGATCAATATATTTATACTGACCAACGTGCCCTCGACCGTTTTCTGCAGCAAAATAACGTCATCAGATTCGAATCCGCATTTGTAAAGGATGAGGAGGCCTACTGGTCGGTTATTCTCTATTACGAAGACACCAAAATGACCGTAAACGAATCGAAAAACCAGAAATACTCGGCTGATACCGATGAAGAACTGAACCCGGACGAGATTAAAATTCTGGAGTCACTGAAGCTTTGGCGAAGCGAGAAAGCAAAAAACCAAAACCTGCCGGTTTACTTTATCGCGACGAACAACGAGCTGCTTTCTATCGCCAAATACAAGCCGGCAAAGAAAGAGGAACTTTGCGGCATAAAGGGGTTTGGCAAGCATAAAATAGAGCATTACGGCGAAGAAATCATAGGAATTCTCGAAGAGGTTTAG
- a CDS encoding ABC transporter ATP-binding protein, translated as MLLEIRNLYFSYTADKKLFQNLNLSVEQGRTIALTGESGCGKSTLLSLVYGLLDWDEGEIIFDGKAVYGPKKNIVPGESEMKLVAQNYDLMPYATVADNVGKFISNINLKVKKERVHELLDVVGLTDYAGVLPKFLSGGQQQRVAIARALSVMPKLLLLDEPFSNLDFPRKIELREKLFSYVKQKNISLIVSTHEIQEVMPWLDQIIVLKEGRLIQNDTPAETYRNPYNDYVARLFGEVNVFTDVDAAILELPSMIYYPHQITISDEGLEAEVKESRFAGSYYWNKLVLKGVNMVVYTDHQLESKVNITFRRDR; from the coding sequence ATGCTGTTAGAAATCCGCAACCTTTACTTTTCCTACACCGCAGATAAAAAGCTTTTCCAGAATCTTAACCTTAGTGTTGAACAGGGCCGGACGATCGCGCTGACCGGCGAAAGTGGCTGTGGAAAATCTACGCTGCTAAGTCTCGTTTACGGTCTGCTCGACTGGGATGAAGGCGAAATAATTTTTGACGGAAAGGCCGTTTATGGTCCTAAGAAAAACATCGTTCCGGGTGAAAGCGAGATGAAACTGGTAGCGCAGAATTATGACCTGATGCCGTACGCAACGGTAGCAGACAATGTAGGGAAATTCATTTCTAACATTAACCTGAAAGTAAAGAAAGAACGCGTACACGAGCTTCTCGACGTGGTCGGCCTTACAGATTATGCAGGCGTTCTGCCCAAATTTCTGAGCGGTGGACAGCAGCAGCGGGTTGCAATCGCGCGTGCGCTTTCAGTGATGCCGAAACTTCTGTTGCTTGACGAACCTTTCAGCAACCTCGATTTTCCGCGTAAAATAGAGTTGCGCGAGAAACTGTTCAGCTACGTGAAACAGAAAAATATCTCACTGATTGTTTCGACACATGAAATCCAGGAAGTAATGCCGTGGCTGGACCAGATTATCGTCCTGAAAGAAGGCCGCCTGATACAGAACGATACGCCAGCAGAAACCTACCGAAACCCTTATAACGATTACGTTGCGCGCCTTTTCGGTGAAGTGAATGTCTTCACAGATGTTGACGCAGCAATTCTCGAGCTGCCATCGATGATCTATTATCCGCATCAGATTACAATCTCAGACGAAGGCCTCGAAGCGGAGGTTAAAGAAAGTCGGTTTGCGGGCAGTTATTACTGGAATAAACTTGTGCTGAAAGGCGTTAACATGGTGGTATATACCGATCATCAACTTGAATCTAAGGTAAATATAACCTTTAGAAGAGACCGCTAA
- a CDS encoding NADH-ubiquinone oxidoreductase chain N, translating into MSVLIIIFITAVAALFSGVFDQGKFSRYISIFGLLIAFYVSFLPELEFFSQYKAMYEFGANAALFTRISIVVTLLLFFLGGFAFSNHRSHQSELYALMLFSLTGGIVLFGFQNLVTLFLGIEILSIPLYVLAGSSKTNLRSNEASVKYFLMGAFATGFLLFGIALVYGSAGSFDLYQIHEYSVNNPKNYMFAAGAVLMLCALAFKVSLAPFHMWSPDVYQGSPSLITAFMMSVVKISAFFAFFKVMSIGFSGITAGWINIMGVLIIITLFLANVMGLAQSNAKRMLAYSSVSHVGYLALIFFGLNNLSAYNLAFYLFAYSLATIGVMMCLIWVEKIKRETSYNAFRGLAQSEPILAVAAAVGMLSMAGIPLTAGFMGKFAIFAQAIEDTPFLVLVAVLGSGISIAYYLRLIMAMFFPKESSFNTAERVPLTYNIMAVTVVIALIVFGIFPDLFARQFGI; encoded by the coding sequence ATGAGCGTTTTAATTATTATATTCATTACCGCAGTGGCCGCCCTGTTTTCCGGAGTTTTCGACCAGGGTAAGTTTTCAAGGTACATAAGTATTTTCGGACTGCTGATTGCGTTTTATGTAAGCTTTTTACCGGAACTTGAGTTCTTCAGCCAATACAAGGCGATGTATGAATTCGGTGCCAACGCGGCCCTTTTCACACGGATTTCGATCGTGGTGACACTGCTGCTGTTCTTTTTGGGAGGGTTCGCATTCAGTAACCACCGCAGCCATCAGTCAGAACTTTATGCACTGATGCTTTTTTCGCTCACTGGAGGTATCGTATTATTCGGTTTCCAGAATCTTGTGACTTTATTTTTAGGGATAGAAATCCTTTCGATTCCGCTTTATGTGCTTGCCGGAAGCAGCAAGACGAATTTACGCTCAAACGAAGCTTCGGTTAAATATTTTTTAATGGGAGCCTTTGCAACGGGCTTTTTACTGTTCGGGATCGCGCTCGTATACGGAAGCGCAGGAAGTTTCGATCTGTATCAAATCCATGAATATTCGGTAAACAATCCGAAAAATTATATGTTCGCCGCAGGTGCTGTGCTGATGTTGTGTGCCCTCGCATTTAAGGTATCGCTCGCTCCATTCCACATGTGGAGCCCCGATGTTTATCAGGGTTCGCCGTCGCTGATTACAGCGTTCATGATGTCTGTCGTTAAAATATCCGCGTTTTTCGCCTTCTTCAAAGTAATGTCAATCGGATTCTCCGGTATTACCGCAGGATGGATCAACATTATGGGTGTGCTCATCATCATCACCTTGTTTTTAGCAAACGTGATGGGCCTTGCGCAGAGCAACGCCAAGAGAATGCTCGCGTATTCTTCGGTATCGCATGTGGGTTATCTTGCACTGATCTTCTTTGGTTTAAATAATCTATCCGCGTACAATCTCGCATTTTACCTGTTCGCATATTCATTGGCCACTATCGGCGTGATGATGTGCCTTATTTGGGTTGAGAAAATAAAACGCGAAACTTCATACAACGCGTTCCGCGGCCTTGCGCAATCTGAACCTATTCTGGCGGTGGCTGCAGCTGTAGGCATGCTTTCTATGGCTGGTATTCCGCTTACCGCGGGGTTCATGGGTAAGTTTGCGATATTTGCACAGGCGATAGAAGACACCCCGTTTTTAGTTCTGGTCGCCGTATTAGGCTCCGGAATCTCAATCGCATACTACCTGCGTTTAATTATGGCGATGTTCTTCCCGAAAGAAAGCAGTTTCAACACGGCAGAACGTGTTCCGCTTACCTATAATATCATGGCAGTTACAGTCGTAATCGCGCTGATTGTATTCGGTATCTTCCCAGATTTATTCGCACGACAGTTCGGGATTTAA
- a CDS encoding Single-stranded DNA-binding protein: MRPASNCLIINFKAMSLRNKVTLVGRTGKDVEIVNFENGKLAKVSLATSDYYTNGLGEKVEETQWHNLVAGGKLADIMQKYVEKGKEIAVEGKVMYRTWDDKTGAKHYMTEIRVEELVLLGSK, translated from the coding sequence GTGAGGCCCGCTTCTAATTGTTTAATTATAAATTTTAAAGCTATGTCACTCAGAAACAAAGTTACCTTAGTTGGTAGAACAGGAAAAGACGTCGAAATCGTAAATTTCGAAAACGGTAAACTCGCTAAAGTCAGTTTGGCAACATCCGACTATTACACCAATGGTCTTGGCGAAAAAGTAGAAGAAACCCAATGGCACAATCTCGTGGCCGGTGGTAAACTCGCAGACATCATGCAGAAATACGTGGAAAAAGGAAAAGAAATTGCCGTGGAAGGCAAGGTGATGTACAGGACCTGGGATGATAAAACAGGTGCAAAACATTACATGACTGAAATCCGCGTGGAAGAACTTGTACTGCTTGGCAGCAAGTAA
- a CDS encoding NADH-ubiquinone oxidoreductase chain M, translated as MSYLLLTFLLLPLVGSAVVFAWKNPASKFLALGFAFAQMFLTLYMLAGLDFKPTVDGVLQYEINYPWSQFIRSNLHFGIDGMSMLMLLLTNILTPLIILSSFNEKPGYRNTFYGLILLMQFGLIGIFTALDGLLFYIFWEVTLIPIWLIAGIWGQENKKIEFTTRFFVYTFVGSLFMLLGLIFVYTNSASFALTDLYNAQLNTTEQTVVFWFIFFAFAVKLPVFPFHSWQADTYTYSPTQGTMLLSGIMLKMAVYGLLRYLLPITPDPVLGISGQIVLVLAIVGIVHGALIAIAHNDTKRILAYSSLSHVGLMVAGIMASAIVTMKGSLSTQGGEGAMVQAFAHGINIVGLFYCADILYKRFKTRDIRQMGGLAKVAPKFAVLFMIILLGSIGLPLTNGFIGEFILIKSIFDYNKLAAVVAGLTMIFSAVYLFRMYGKAMFGEGDERVLSSAEDLSGIEFSVLATLAGFVILFGVFPQPLIDMVSSSLKFIYASMLN; from the coding sequence ATGTCGTATCTCTTATTAACATTCCTTCTTTTGCCTCTGGTAGGTTCTGCAGTAGTGTTCGCGTGGAAAAACCCCGCAAGTAAATTTTTGGCGCTGGGATTTGCATTTGCACAGATGTTTCTCACTTTATATATGCTCGCCGGGCTGGATTTTAAACCAACCGTAGATGGCGTATTGCAGTATGAAATCAACTATCCGTGGTCTCAGTTTATAAGAAGCAACCTGCATTTCGGTATTGATGGGATGAGCATGCTGATGCTGCTACTCACCAACATTCTTACCCCGCTGATCATTCTGTCTTCATTCAATGAGAAACCTGGATACCGAAACACATTCTACGGTCTTATTCTGCTGATGCAGTTCGGCCTAATCGGAATTTTTACGGCATTAGACGGACTCCTTTTCTATATTTTCTGGGAAGTTACACTGATCCCAATCTGGCTTATCGCCGGGATTTGGGGCCAGGAAAACAAAAAAATTGAGTTTACCACCAGATTCTTTGTCTATACGTTTGTAGGTTCACTGTTTATGCTTTTAGGGCTGATCTTTGTGTACACAAATTCGGCTTCATTCGCATTAACCGATCTGTATAACGCGCAACTGAATACCACCGAACAAACCGTGGTTTTCTGGTTTATCTTTTTTGCCTTCGCGGTGAAGTTGCCGGTGTTCCCATTCCACTCGTGGCAGGCAGATACCTATACGTATTCGCCAACGCAGGGAACGATGCTGCTTTCGGGAATCATGCTGAAAATGGCAGTGTACGGTCTTCTGCGATATTTATTACCGATCACGCCGGATCCTGTTCTTGGAATTTCAGGACAGATTGTTTTAGTGCTGGCAATTGTAGGTATTGTCCACGGTGCGCTGATCGCAATTGCTCATAACGATACCAAGCGGATTTTAGCGTATTCATCTCTTTCTCACGTTGGATTGATGGTGGCCGGAATAATGGCTTCGGCGATCGTAACGATGAAAGGCAGTTTATCTACACAAGGCGGCGAAGGTGCGATGGTGCAGGCGTTCGCACACGGGATCAATATTGTAGGTCTGTTTTATTGTGCTGATATTCTGTACAAAAGATTCAAGACGCGGGATATCCGTCAGATGGGCGGGCTTGCAAAAGTAGCTCCTAAGTTTGCGGTACTCTTTATGATTATTTTACTTGGATCCATCGGTTTGCCTCTAACAAACGGCTTTATCGGCGAATTTATTCTGATCAAATCAATCTTCGATTATAACAAATTGGCAGCGGTAGTTGCAGGTCTCACCATGATTTTCTCAGCGGTTTATCTGTTCAGAATGTATGGTAAGGCTATGTTTGGCGAAGGCGACGAGCGCGTTCTGTCTTCCGCAGAAGATCTTTCGGGCATTGAATTTTCGGTGCTTGCCACGCTGGCGGGCTTCGTGATTCTGTTCGGAGTTTTTCCGCAACCGCTAATTGACATGGTGAGCAGTTCGCTGAAGTTTATTTATGCTTCGATGCTGAACTAA
- a CDS encoding hypothetical SAM-dependent methyltransferase — protein sequence MENYLDINRNSWNAKVEPHLKSDFYFVDEFIAGRTSLNSIELELLGDIKVKKILHLQCHFGQDSISLSRMGAYVTGVDLSDKGIAAAKDLAAQCGTDTRFVVADLYQLPELLNDKFDIVFTSYGTIGWLPDLHKWANVISHFLKSGGKFVFVEFHPVIWMFDDDFTHIKYNYFNEKAIVETNEGTYADKTAPLVLDFVMWNHPTSEVLMSLLNASLEILSFEEYNWSPYACFNQNDEFEKGKFRIPQFGNKVPHVFSLVAEKKD from the coding sequence ATGGAAAACTACCTTGATATCAACAGAAACTCATGGAACGCGAAGGTCGAACCGCACCTCAAATCTGATTTCTATTTCGTTGATGAGTTTATCGCGGGCAGAACTTCGCTGAACAGTATTGAACTGGAGCTTTTGGGAGATATAAAAGTAAAAAAGATCCTTCATCTGCAGTGTCATTTCGGGCAGGATTCAATTTCGCTTTCGAGAATGGGTGCGTACGTTACTGGTGTCGACCTTTCCGATAAAGGCATCGCCGCCGCAAAAGATCTGGCCGCACAGTGCGGTACAGACACGCGCTTTGTAGTGGCAGATCTGTACCAACTTCCCGAACTGCTCAATGATAAATTCGATATCGTATTTACCAGCTACGGCACAATCGGCTGGCTGCCCGATCTTCACAAATGGGCAAACGTAATCTCGCATTTTCTAAAATCTGGCGGAAAGTTTGTTTTTGTTGAATTTCATCCTGTCATCTGGATGTTTGATGACGATTTTACCCATATCAAATATAATTACTTCAACGAAAAAGCCATTGTTGAAACCAATGAAGGCACCTATGCCGATAAAACAGCGCCACTTGTACTTGATTTTGTGATGTGGAATCATCCAACCTCGGAAGTTCTTATGAGTCTGCTCAATGCGAGTCTTGAAATTTTATCGTTCGAAGAGTATAATTGGTCTCCGTACGCATGTTTTAACCAGAATGATGAGTTCGAAAAGGGAAAATTCCGGATTCCACAGTTCGGTAACAAAGTGCCTCATGTCTTCTCGCTTGTGGCCGAAAAGAAAGACTGA
- a CDS encoding Histidyl-tRNA synthetase, which yields MKPSLAKGTRDFTATEVVNRRAIINILQKNFELFGFQPLETPSFENLSTLTGKYGEEGDRLIFKILNSGDYALKTNGDDWNAKNSQKLIAQISEKALRYDLTVPFARFVAMNHGQLVFPFKRYQIQPVWRADRPQKGRYREFYQCDADVVGSESLWQEVELTQLYLKSFSELQIPVTIHLNNRKILSGLAEYAGITEQLIDFTVALDKLDKIGKDGVIKELLEKNISEESISKLDFLFSQSENALDNLKELKTKFAGNEIGTAGVDELEVVLTKCMDLGISSASLKFDITLARGLDYYTGAIFEVKANGVAMGSIGGGGRYDNLTEVFGVKNIPGIGISFGLDRIYLVMEELALFPQNAANAVKYLFANYGESEALEATKIIAKLRANGISAELYPESSKLKKQFTYAEKKGIPNLVFFGEQEIADRNITVKNLQSGEQETINLDTFLDQN from the coding sequence ATGAAGCCAAGCTTAGCCAAAGGAACCCGCGATTTTACCGCAACTGAAGTTGTCAACCGAAGAGCGATCATCAATATTTTACAGAAAAATTTCGAACTGTTTGGCTTTCAGCCTCTTGAAACACCAAGTTTCGAAAATCTTTCGACGTTGACAGGCAAATACGGTGAAGAAGGTGACAGGTTGATTTTTAAAATCCTGAACTCTGGCGATTATGCGTTAAAAACTAACGGAGACGACTGGAACGCGAAAAACTCCCAGAAACTGATTGCGCAGATTTCTGAGAAAGCGCTTCGATACGACCTTACCGTTCCGTTCGCAAGATTTGTAGCAATGAACCATGGGCAATTGGTTTTCCCATTCAAAAGATACCAAATTCAGCCGGTGTGGCGCGCGGACAGACCTCAGAAAGGTCGTTACCGCGAGTTTTACCAGTGCGATGCCGATGTTGTGGGAAGCGAAAGCCTTTGGCAGGAAGTTGAACTTACACAGTTATACCTTAAATCGTTTTCTGAATTGCAGATTCCGGTGACAATTCATCTGAATAACCGCAAAATACTTTCGGGTTTAGCCGAATATGCAGGAATTACCGAGCAACTTATCGACTTTACGGTGGCACTTGATAAACTGGATAAAATTGGAAAAGATGGCGTGATAAAGGAACTTCTGGAAAAAAATATATCCGAAGAATCCATCAGCAAGCTCGATTTTCTGTTCAGCCAGAGCGAAAACGCATTAGACAATTTAAAGGAACTCAAAACAAAATTTGCAGGAAACGAAATTGGCACGGCCGGTGTGGATGAACTGGAAGTTGTACTTACTAAATGTATGGATCTGGGAATTTCTTCCGCCAGTTTAAAATTCGACATTACGCTTGCAAGAGGTCTCGATTATTATACTGGAGCAATTTTTGAAGTAAAAGCCAACGGTGTGGCGATGGGCTCGATTGGCGGCGGCGGACGGTATGATAATCTTACCGAAGTTTTCGGCGTAAAGAACATCCCCGGAATTGGGATTTCTTTCGGACTAGACCGTATTTATCTTGTGATGGAAGAGCTAGCGTTATTCCCGCAAAACGCCGCAAATGCTGTGAAATATCTGTTTGCAAATTATGGCGAAAGCGAAGCACTTGAGGCCACTAAAATTATCGCCAAACTGCGCGCAAACGGAATATCTGCAGAACTTTATCCGGAGTCTTCAAAGCTGAAGAAGCAGTTCACCTACGCTGAAAAGAAAGGAATTCCAAACCTTGTATTCTTCGGTGAACAGGAAATTGCCGATAGAAATATTACCGTCAAAAATTTACAGAGTGGCGAGCAGGAAACCATAAATCTCGACACTTTTTTGGATCAGAATTAA
- a CDS encoding Rhodanese-like domain protein, with the protein MNKLSTVLVSSMVAAAISLTSCGKDKPLTSESSDVTTTKEGSIFELDTLNSRVEWKGFKVVKTDNTSHFGTIKFESGEVTVKDGELESGKFVADMNSLTSVDLKDDAEQLAKLNGHLKSGDFFEVEKFPTSSFEVTKITKNSTGDYNTTIDGNLTIKGITKPVKFNANVSVSEGDVSIATEPQDINREDFGVKFQMPVANGIIKNEVNLQIVIKALRKK; encoded by the coding sequence ATGAATAAATTATCTACAGTTTTGGTGTCTTCTATGGTTGCCGCAGCAATATCGCTGACGTCCTGTGGTAAAGATAAGCCTTTAACCAGCGAAAGCAGTGACGTTACAACAACCAAAGAAGGAAGCATATTCGAACTTGATACACTCAACAGCCGCGTTGAGTGGAAAGGTTTTAAAGTTGTGAAAACTGACAATACCAGCCACTTCGGGACCATTAAATTTGAAAGTGGCGAGGTTACGGTGAAAGACGGTGAACTTGAAAGCGGAAAATTCGTAGCGGATATGAATTCGCTGACTTCAGTTGATTTGAAAGACGATGCCGAACAACTTGCCAAACTGAACGGACATTTAAAAAGCGGGGATTTCTTTGAAGTAGAAAAATTCCCGACTTCATCTTTTGAAGTAACCAAAATCACCAAAAACTCCACCGGCGATTATAACACCACAATTGACGGGAATTTAACGATAAAAGGAATTACGAAACCGGTAAAATTCAATGCAAATGTCTCTGTAAGTGAAGGTGATGTTAGCATTGCGACCGAACCTCAGGATATTAACAGAGAAGATTTCGGTGTGAAGTTCCAGATGCCTGTCGCAAACGGAATCATAAAGAACGAAGTGAATCTTCAGATCGTCATTAAAGCACTTCGCAAAAAATAA
- a CDS encoding GCN5-related N-acetyltransferase produces MAEIKHVESSTKGSFDIYFEGEKAGSLTYTWAGEDKFIIDHTEVDPKFSGKGLAKDLVVAAVSYAREKGKKVIPLCTYANATIRKNTELQDVLA; encoded by the coding sequence ATGGCAGAAATAAAACATGTAGAAAGCAGCACAAAAGGGTCTTTTGATATTTATTTTGAAGGCGAAAAAGCCGGAAGCCTTACGTATACGTGGGCCGGTGAAGATAAGTTCATCATTGACCATACAGAAGTTGATCCTAAATTCAGCGGGAAAGGTCTGGCAAAGGATCTTGTAGTCGCTGCCGTTTCGTACGCGCGCGAAAAAGGAAAGAAAGTGATTCCGCTATGCACGTATGCGAATGCAACCATCAGGAAAAACACCGAACTTCAGGATGTGCTCGCGTAG